The Opitutales bacterium ASA1 genome window below encodes:
- the rsmD gene encoding 16S rRNA (guanine(966)-N(2))-methyltransferase RsmD, which translates to MRISGGAARGIPLRAPKGVDLRPAMDRLRQGVFSSLGARVVGARFVDLFAGTGSYGLEALSRGAAGGVFVERHRATVAALRENLAAVCRSAGRSDEGVRIAAADTLTWTPAAHEAADLVFIDPPFAEIPTVGARVLERCAAMLRDPASGIVVFEMPGEVEVSSPGWRCTNRIGQGRGQPTCCFYVRT; encoded by the coding sequence CCGCTGCGCGCTCCGAAGGGAGTGGATCTGCGGCCGGCGATGGACCGGCTGCGTCAGGGCGTTTTTTCCAGTTTGGGCGCGCGTGTCGTGGGTGCGCGCTTCGTGGATCTCTTCGCCGGTACAGGCAGCTACGGTCTGGAGGCGCTGAGCCGCGGTGCCGCCGGTGGCGTGTTCGTGGAAAGGCACCGGGCGACCGTGGCGGCGTTGCGCGAGAACCTCGCCGCGGTGTGTCGGAGCGCGGGCCGCAGCGACGAAGGCGTGCGTATCGCTGCAGCGGATACGCTGACGTGGACCCCGGCCGCGCACGAGGCGGCCGATCTCGTTTTCATCGATCCGCCGTTCGCGGAGATTCCGACGGTGGGCGCTCGAGTGCTGGAGCGCTGCGCGGCCATGCTGCGCGATCCGGCGAGCGGCATCGTCGTGTTCGAAATGCCGGGCGAGGTGGAAGTGTCGTCCCCCGGCTGGCGTTGCACCAACCGAATCGGGCAGGGACGCGGGCAGCCGACCTGTTGTTTCTACGTCAGGACGTGA